CCTCTGGGACGCCCGCGGCCCGAACTCGCGCAAGACGCGGGCGGAGATCGCGGACCAGGCGCACCGGATCGCCTGGCGCCACATGAAGGACCTGACCGAGCAGCTTCTGCTCGCGACGCGCCTGGGTCTCCGAACGGTGGAGGGCGCGTTCATGGCCGACATCGAGGTCTGGGACGACGAGACGGGCGAGACCACGACGATGGCCGAGCTCTTCGCCCGGCGCGCGCGGCTCGAACCCGGCCAACGCAGCGTACGGCTGCTGCCCGCCGCGAGGCGGGTGTGATGAGGACCGGTCAGCTGCCCGCCGCCTTCCGCGAGCGCGCGGAGATGATGCGCGAATGCGGCGCTCGGGCCCAAGCCGCGGCTCTCGAATGGGCCGCCGAGCAAGCCGAGGCAGTGCTGCGCGGCGAGGCCGCCGAGGAACTCACGCTCGCGGAGGCCGCGGCCGAGTGCGGCTACTCGCGCTCGCACCTCCGGCGACTGGTCCGCGAAGGCAGGCTGCCCGCGGCGGGCAGGGATCCTCGCATCCGCGTCCTCCGCCGCCACCTGCCCCGCAAGCCCGGAGCCGCTACGTTGCGCTCGCAGCTTGCCCGCGCCGTCGTCGAACGAGGAGCACCCTCATGAAACGACGGAAGAAGAAACACTGGTCCTACAACGCGGGCGAGCGCGGGCGCAACTGGGTGCGCGCGTTCCGGCAGGGACGGGACGGGAAGTACTACCTGGAATGGTTCGACGAGGACCGGCGAAGACGGGCGGCCCTGCTCAGGGGTGTCACGACACCACTTTCCGCCAAGGCGAAGGCCGACGAGCTGGCGGCCCGGTTCGCCCGGCTCGCGTCCGAACCTCGGGCGGAGCCCGCCGCGCCCGCGCTTGCCGAGGTGCTGGACCGCTACGAGATGGAGGTGACACCATCGAAGGGCCGCTCGAAGCAGGCGCACGACCGCCGCGCCCGCCGGGTCTGGCTCGCGTTCCTGGACGCGCAGCCG
This genomic interval from Gemmatimonadota bacterium contains the following:
- a CDS encoding helix-turn-helix domain-containing protein translates to MRTGQLPAAFRERAEMMRECGARAQAAALEWAAEQAEAVLRGEAAEELTLAEAAAECGYSRSHLRRLVREGRLPAAGRDPRIRVLRRHLPRKPGAATLRSQLARAVVERGAPS